A region from the Lolium perenne isolate Kyuss_39 chromosome 4, Kyuss_2.0, whole genome shotgun sequence genome encodes:
- the LOC127292200 gene encoding zerumbone synthase — MSASAAAAAPSSSSAPRLEGKVALVTGGASGIGEAIVRLFRQHGAKVCIADVNDEAGQQVRDSLGGDTDALFVHCDVTVEEDISRAVDAVAEKFGTLDIMVNNAGITGDKVTDIRNLDFAEVKKVFDINVHGMLLGMKHAARVMIPNSKGSIVSLASVASVLGGLGPHAYTASKHAVVGLTKSVALELGRHGIRVNCVSPYAVPTALSMPHLPQGEQKGDAVRDFLAFVGSEANLKGVDLLPKDVAEAVLYLASDEARYISALNLVVDGGFTSVNRNLKAFED, encoded by the exons ATGTCGgcctccgccgctgccgccgctccTTCATCCTCCTCCGCGCCGCG GTTGGAAGGCAAGGTAGCACTTGTCACCGGTGGCGCTTCCGGTATCGGCGAAGCCATTGTTCGCCTCTTTAGGCAGCACGGCGCCAAGGTTTGCATAGCAGATGTCAACGACGAAGCCGGCCAGCAGGTCCGCGACTCCCTCGGAGGCGACACTGACGCCCTGTTTGTCCACTGCGACGTCACGGTCGAGGAGGACATAAGCCGGGCCGTGGATGCGGTGGCCGAGAAGTTTGGCACCCTCGACATCATGGTGAACAATGCCGGCATTACAGGCGACAAGGTCACGGACATCCGGaacctcgacttcgccgaggtgaAGAAGGTGTTCGACATCAACGTGCACGGCATGCTGCTCGGGATGAAGCACGCGGCGCGCGTCATGATCCCGAACAGCAAGGGGTCCATCGTGTCGCTGGCGAGCGTCGCCAGCGTCCTTGGAGGGTTGGGGCCTCACGCGTACACCGCTTCGAAGCACGCGGTGGTGGGTCTCACCAAGAGTGTAGCCCTGGAGCTAGGGAGGCATGGGATACGGGTGAACTGCGTGTCTCCCTACGCTGTGCCCACGGCCCTCTCCATGCCACATTTGCCCCAGGGAGAGCAGAAGGGCGATGCAGTGAGagattttcttgcatttgttggAAGTGAGGCGAACCTGAAAGGCGTCGATCTGCTACCCAAGGATGTTGCTGAGGCGGTGCTCTACTTGGCGAGCGACGAAGCAAGGTACATCAGCGCGCTCAACCTTGTGGTTGATGGTGGCTTTACTTCTGTAAACCGCAATCTGAAAGCATTTGAGGACTAG